GCGCTGGCCGCATCTGCTTCCTGACCGGCCGGGGCCGCCAGGCCGCCGGGGCGAGCTCCGCAGAAAATTTCTGAGAAAGAACCGGCGCGGGCGATCCGCCCGAGCGTTTCAGCCGTACTGAAGGTAGGAGCCATTTTGCTGTCCGTGAGCGGTCCGTGGCACCGCGCCTCCGCCCGCGCACGACAGACAGACCCGGCTTAGCCGATGTGCCGGCCCCGGGCAAGAGGGAATTCCCTACTCTCGAACGGGGGAAAAGCCTTCACGCAGGGGGGAGCACCCCATATCGGGCCGGTAGGCATCCTTGCCAGGGTCGGGGTATGTCGCAGAACGCGGAAGAGCCACCGGCTCTGACCCTTGTGTCTCGCCCCGCCGAAGGGCCCGCCGATGGACCGGACGACAACGAGCGACGCTTCGTGGACCTGGTCGGCGAACACCGTCCCGCTCTCCTGGCGTACGCGATCCGGCTGACCCGCGGGGACGTCGGGCGCGCCGAGGACATCGTCCAGGAGACGTTCGTGCGGGCCTGGCTGCGGATCGACCGGCTCACCCCGGAACAGGGCTCGGTGGGCTCCTGGTTGCGCCGGGTCGCCTACAACCTCGCGGTGGACGGGCACCGGATGCGTCAGGTCCGGCCGCCCGAGGTGGAGCTGCAACAGCACGACGTGCCGATGCGGCAGGATGGCGGCGACGGAACCGAGCAAATCGTTGTGGGAATGGTGATTAGAGACATGCTCACCTCCATCTGGCCGGAACACCGGGCCGTTGTGGAAGAGGTCTACCTGAGGGACCGCACGGTCGCCGAAGCCGCTTCGGTACTGGGCATTCCCGTGGGGACAGTGAAGAGCCGCCTGTTCTACGCGCTGCGCACCTTACGTGGGACCGCTGCCGAAAGCGGCCTTCGGGCAAGCTGAATGAACGGGCCTCAGGCCGCGACTATCGCCGCCGTCATCGTCATCGCGCTCGGTCTGATACTGATAGGCCTGGGCACACGCCAGAAACCACCCCCGGCTTCCGCCCAGGAACAGGGAGACTCGCTCGAGTTCGACGAGGAACAGGAACCGGCCTACCACCACCAGGCCGCCGCACCGCTGTTCGAGCCGACGACCGAAGATCTGACCCAGCTCGCCGGTCTCGTCGGTCTGAGCGGCCCCGCCGAATCAGCCGACGACTTCGAGGATCCGGACCCTCCGCTGGTCGTCATCGAGACCCGGCCGTTCGTTCCCCTCGTCACGATGGGTCATGAGAGCACGGCCACGGAGCGGGACGCCTGCCGCGAAAGGATGGGCACCGGGCTGGATCCCGACCTGGCCGAAGTGACGCGCCTGATCGAGAGCCGGCCGCCCGAGCTGCGCGGCATGCTGATGAACGCCCCCGCGCCGGTCGTCCACCAGGAGCTTGCCGTCCTGCGGGCCTACCTGCGGGGCGCGCTCGCCGGGCTGGACTCCCGGTTGCGCAACGGTCCGGCCGAGCCCGGCGACCGGGCTTTGGCGGCCTGCCTCATGTCGGGCCTCAGCCGCCTGCCGGTGCACCACGGCGCGGTCTTCCACCGGGCGCCGCGCGACGACCTCTCCTTGGACGCCTTCTTTCCCGACAGCGTCCTGATCGAGCCCACCTTCGTCCGGGCCGACCGGACTTCGTTCCCGGCCGGCGGATTCGGGGAAGGCCCTGCCATCTCCTACGTCATCTGGTCCGAGACCGGGCGTCTGTGCCCGCTTTTCGCAGGTCATGCCGACACCGTGCTGTTCGCGGCGACGTCCCGCTTCCGGGTTCTCGCCCTGGACCAGCAGCAGGACGACGCGACCGTCTACCTGGCGGAGGACGTCGATCTGCCGGGCGAGCGGGGCGGGCGACGGCCTCAGGTGCTCCAGCACCTGCGCGAGCAAGCCTTGTCCGCGGGAATCGGCCCGATCGACGGTCCGGCACCGTCGCCCACCCCGCACCCCGGCCTGGACGACAACGGTCGCCCGTTCGCGTTCAGCACCGGCACCACGGTGGCCCTCTGATCCAGAACCCGGTCGGCGCATGTGGTCCAGCAGTGGGCCCGCGCGCCTGACAGCCACCCCGGGGTGTGTGCCGGTGCAGCGCGACGACGGCAAGACGCACCCGACCCCACCCGGTTGCGTCGTGACCGGACTCATCAGGACGTACGGGAATCATCTCTGCGGTCAAGGATTTTCAGGATAAAATCCTGCCAGGCACGTCACCGCGCAATTTTCGGCAGGCCGCCCGAGGTGCCACCGTCACCAGGGCAGGCCCTTCGGCGCCGATGGCCGAAGACACCCAAGCAGCGGCGAGTGTCATCGCTTCCCCACGGACTTTCTTGCAGCGCGCCCGGTAGAGGCCGCCCGGTGGTGGATCACCCGCTGCGTCACTCCGCCGTTTTTTGAGATGAAATCTTCTTCCAGAAAACTTTTTTCATCATCTGACCGCCGAGCAGGTCGATCTTGTACCCCAAACGTCCTTGAGTTACAAGGATCCCAAAACGGACGCGGCAGCGCTAGCGTCCATCCGTCAGCACATCCGCTCCAGGAGGTTCGGTGAACATACGCAAGGGCACGACAGCCGCCGTCACCGGCGCGCTGATCACCATCGCGCC
The Kineosporia corallincola DNA segment above includes these coding regions:
- a CDS encoding sigma-70 family RNA polymerase sigma factor; translated protein: MSQNAEEPPALTLVSRPAEGPADGPDDNERRFVDLVGEHRPALLAYAIRLTRGDVGRAEDIVQETFVRAWLRIDRLTPEQGSVGSWLRRVAYNLAVDGHRMRQVRPPEVELQQHDVPMRQDGGDGTEQIVVGMVIRDMLTSIWPEHRAVVEEVYLRDRTVAEAASVLGIPVGTVKSRLFYALRTLRGTAAESGLRAS